In Massilistercora timonensis, the following are encoded in one genomic region:
- the rplA gene encoding 50S ribosomal protein L1 has product MKRGKKYVEAAKAIDRGTLYDVADAVSLVKKTAVAKFDETIEAHIRTGCDGRHADQQIRGAVVLPHGTGKKVRILVFAKDAKADEAQAAGADYVGGEELIPKIQNENWFEFDVVVATPDMMGVVGRLGRVLGPKGLMPNPKAGTVTMDVTKAVQDIKAGKIEYRLDKTNIIHVPVGKASFTEEQLADNFQTLIDAIVKARPAAVKGQFLKSVTLTSTMGPGVKVNPMKLV; this is encoded by the coding sequence ATGAAAAGAGGAAAGAAATATGTAGAGGCTGCAAAGGCAATCGACAGAGGAACACTCTATGATGTTGCGGACGCAGTTTCATTGGTAAAGAAGACCGCAGTAGCAAAATTCGACGAGACCATCGAGGCTCATATCAGAACCGGATGTGACGGACGTCACGCAGATCAACAGATCCGTGGTGCCGTTGTACTTCCTCACGGAACCGGTAAGAAAGTACGTATCCTGGTATTCGCAAAGGACGCCAAGGCTGATGAGGCACAGGCAGCAGGCGCAGATTACGTTGGCGGCGAGGAGCTGATCCCGAAGATCCAGAACGAGAACTGGTTCGAGTTCGACGTAGTTGTTGCAACACCGGACATGATGGGCGTTGTAGGACGTCTCGGACGTGTTCTTGGTCCTAAGGGACTTATGCCCAACCCGAAGGCTGGAACTGTAACGATGGATGTTACAAAAGCGGTTCAGGATATCAAGGCTGGTAAGATCGAGTACCGTCTTGACAAGACCAATATCATCCATGTGCCAGTAGGAAAAGCTTCTTTCACTGAGGAGCAGCTTGCAGACAACTTCCAGACGCTGATTGATGCCATCGTAAAAGCAAGACCGGCGGCAGTAAAAGGTCAGTTCTTAAAGAGCGTGACCCTTACTTCCACCATGGGACCTGGCGTAAAAGTCAATCCTATGAAACTGGTTTAA
- the rplJ gene encoding 50S ribosomal protein L10: MAKVELKQPIVQAIADDVKDAASVVLVDYRGLTVAQDTELRKQLREAGIVYKVCKNTMMKRAFEGTDFAALDEHLEGPSALAISKDDATAPARILCKFAKDAKALELKAGVVEGTLYDVDGLTELSKIPSREELLSKLLGSLQSPITNLARVLNQIAENGGAEAAPAAEEAPAAEEAPAEEAPAAEEAPAEAE; encoded by the coding sequence GTGGCAAAAGTTGAATTAAAACAGCCGATCGTGCAGGCCATCGCAGATGATGTAAAAGATGCGGCAAGTGTTGTTCTGGTAGACTACCGTGGACTTACGGTTGCCCAGGATACAGAGCTTCGTAAACAGCTCAGAGAAGCTGGCATCGTTTACAAGGTTTGCAAGAACACAATGATGAAAAGAGCTTTTGAGGGAACCGATTTCGCGGCTCTGGACGAACATCTGGAAGGCCCCAGCGCCCTTGCGATCTCCAAAGACGACGCGACAGCTCCCGCAAGAATCCTGTGCAAGTTCGCGAAGGATGCGAAAGCTCTGGAACTGAAAGCTGGTGTGGTTGAGGGAACTCTTTACGATGTGGATGGCTTGACAGAACTGTCCAAGATCCCGTCAAGAGAAGAACTGCTGTCCAAGCTGCTTGGAAGCCTGCAGTCACCGATCACCAACCTGGCACGCGTTCTGAATCAGATCGCGGAAAATGGCGGTGCAGAGGCAGCGCCCGCGGCAGAGGAAGCTCCCGCTGCAGAGGAAGCTCCGGCAGAGGAGGCTCCCGCAGCTGAAGAAGCTCCGGCAGAGGCCGAGTAA
- a CDS encoding LytTR family DNA-binding domain-containing protein, producing the protein MTAAIVDDLIKDIQILEEHLNKYCQEHKVHIQIHRFTNESAFLQSLDQTEYSLVFLDIYMQNETGIRLAQQVRRTFPRCQVIFTTASKEHALEAFRVRALDYLVKPYTYDELADAMKRFEETTEKFIHYIEVKEGRYQTRILIDDIVYTDYSNHYIQIHTTSCVVRSYMSFADFAPMLETYPQFLWCYRNCLVNMDHIESLEDRDFLMKNSERVPISKARKNEVTQAYADYLFDYVNGGIH; encoded by the coding sequence ATGACAGCTGCGATCGTAGACGACTTAATCAAGGACATACAGATTCTCGAAGAACATCTTAACAAATATTGCCAGGAACACAAGGTACACATACAGATTCATCGATTCACAAATGAATCCGCTTTTCTTCAATCCCTGGACCAAACAGAATATTCTCTTGTCTTCCTGGATATTTATATGCAGAACGAAACAGGCATCCGACTTGCCCAGCAGGTCCGCAGAACGTTTCCCAGATGCCAGGTTATCTTCACCACCGCCAGCAAGGAACACGCCTTGGAAGCATTCCGCGTGCGCGCTCTGGATTACCTGGTAAAACCCTATACTTACGATGAGCTCGCGGACGCGATGAAGCGTTTTGAAGAAACCACCGAGAAATTCATCCACTACATCGAGGTCAAGGAAGGACGGTATCAGACCCGAATCCTGATTGATGATATTGTATATACAGATTATTCCAATCACTATATTCAGATCCATACCACTTCCTGCGTAGTACGTTCCTATATGTCTTTTGCCGATTTCGCGCCCATGTTGGAAACCTATCCCCAGTTTTTGTGGTGTTACCGGAATTGCCTGGTCAATATGGATCACATTGAATCTCTGGAAGACCGGGATTTCCTCATGAAAAACAGCGAGAGAGTCCCTATTTCCAAGGCGCGGAAAAACGAAGTGACACAAGCCTATGCTGACTATCTCTTTGACTATGTAAATGGAGGGATTCACTAA
- a CDS encoding ATP-binding protein: protein MIGALLIILVTLPAFPLMYLFLKKLMRPALDYSYTLPPWKYMWVIPVSQNLIYTLTISPDFFRDLGDYSEFYFIPPLWLLMCFSSYIIFLRMIISVSENANLQERLHLSETLLNAQAKHAELLQSHIEETRRARHDLHHHILALNGFLQARDWTQLEKYLKDYTAHIPETQSVFCKDPALNALLCHYHENAKEAHIDTSFTVSLPEQLPFPSTDLCVILGNLLENAVEACARMHSPEKFIRLSFSMTSSTILVLVIENSFEGTIHRSGNAFLSTKAARRKGIGISSVIQLTESYNGVHKFEYQDQVFKVSILLNAKTEKGAIAR from the coding sequence ATGATCGGCGCTCTGCTCATCATCTTAGTCACACTGCCAGCCTTCCCTCTTATGTATCTCTTTCTCAAGAAGCTGATGCGCCCGGCCCTGGATTATTCATACACCCTGCCGCCATGGAAATACATGTGGGTAATCCCCGTGTCTCAAAACCTGATCTACACGCTGACCATATCTCCCGATTTTTTCCGGGATCTTGGGGACTATTCAGAGTTTTATTTTATTCCCCCTCTGTGGCTTTTGATGTGCTTTTCTTCTTATATCATTTTCCTGCGCATGATCATTTCGGTCAGTGAAAACGCAAACCTCCAGGAACGGCTCCATCTTTCCGAAACACTGCTCAACGCCCAGGCCAAACACGCGGAACTTCTCCAGTCCCATATTGAGGAGACCAGACGGGCGCGGCACGATCTTCATCACCACATCCTTGCTTTGAACGGATTCCTTCAGGCAAGAGACTGGACTCAGCTGGAGAAATATCTAAAAGATTACACCGCTCATATTCCAGAAACCCAGTCGGTCTTCTGTAAAGATCCGGCCCTTAACGCGCTTCTCTGCCATTATCACGAAAACGCCAAAGAAGCTCATATCGATACCTCATTTACCGTCTCGCTTCCCGAACAATTACCCTTTCCAAGCACAGACTTGTGCGTAATTCTGGGAAATCTGCTGGAAAACGCGGTGGAAGCATGCGCGCGTATGCATTCTCCCGAGAAATTCATACGCCTCTCCTTTTCCATGACCAGCAGCACCATCCTGGTCCTTGTCATTGAAAATAGTTTCGAAGGGACCATTCACAGGTCCGGCAACGCCTTTCTTTCTACCAAGGCCGCCAGGCGAAAGGGAATCGGCATCTCATCCGTCATTCAGCTTACAGAATCCTATAACGGCGTCCACAAATTTGAATATCAAGACCAGGTCTTCAAAGTCTCCATCCTGCTGAACGCGAAAACAGAAAAGGGAGCCATCGCAAGATAG
- a CDS encoding galactose ABC transporter substrate-binding protein gives MKKRIMAMLLCVAMVAAMAVGCGGGSDSSEGGDGGAKSDLNIGVFYYTYADTYIASVRTALDAQLDEMGVTYQDYDANNNQTTQNEQIDTAIQTGANLLIVNIVTSGSNDASTQIIDKAKAADIPVIFFNRAVEDEKSEEGTILGSYEKCAFVGTDAPEAGHMQGEMIGNYLVENYDKVDLNGDGTISYAMFMGQLGNAEAIYRTQFAVEDADKILEEAGKPALSFFDPANPDKYQVDQDGAWSATAANNYMTTNLSQYNEGNNNMIELIICNNDGMAEGAIAALNDKGYNTGDDKMIPVFGVDATDAAKKLIADGKMVGTIKQDAEGMAACIADLAQNVGDGKDLMDGTDDYNISENVPNKIFIPYGIYTGEE, from the coding sequence ATGAAAAAGAGAATCATGGCAATGCTCCTTTGCGTAGCAATGGTAGCGGCAATGGCTGTCGGCTGCGGCGGCGGATCTGACAGCAGCGAAGGCGGAGACGGCGGAGCAAAATCCGACCTGAACATCGGCGTCTTCTATTACACTTACGCGGACACCTACATTGCTTCCGTTCGTACTGCTCTTGACGCGCAGCTGGACGAGATGGGTGTTACCTATCAGGATTATGACGCAAACAACAACCAGACCACACAGAACGAGCAGATCGATACCGCCATCCAGACCGGCGCTAACCTTCTGATCGTAAATATCGTTACTTCTGGTTCCAACGATGCTTCTACTCAGATCATCGACAAGGCAAAAGCTGCCGACATTCCGGTAATCTTCTTCAACCGTGCTGTTGAGGACGAGAAGAGTGAAGAGGGAACCATCCTTGGATCTTATGAGAAATGTGCCTTTGTAGGAACCGACGCTCCGGAAGCCGGACATATGCAGGGCGAGATGATCGGAAACTACCTGGTAGAGAACTACGACAAGGTTGACCTGAACGGCGACGGAACCATCTCCTACGCAATGTTCATGGGACAGCTTGGAAACGCAGAAGCAATCTACCGTACCCAGTTTGCTGTAGAAGATGCAGACAAGATCCTGGAAGAGGCCGGCAAACCGGCGCTGTCCTTCTTCGATCCCGCTAACCCGGACAAATACCAGGTTGACCAGGATGGAGCATGGAGCGCAACTGCTGCCAACAACTACATGACCACCAACCTGTCTCAGTACAATGAAGGCAACAACAACATGATCGAGCTGATCATCTGCAACAACGACGGTATGGCTGAGGGCGCGATCGCCGCTCTCAACGACAAGGGCTACAACACCGGCGACGACAAGATGATCCCGGTATTCGGTGTTGACGCTACAGACGCTGCCAAGAAGCTGATCGCTGACGGCAAGATGGTAGGAACCATCAAGCAGGACGCAGAAGGAATGGCTGCCTGCATCGCTGACCTGGCACAGAACGTAGGTGACGGCAAGGATCTCATGGACGGAACAGACGATTACAACATCTCTGAGAACGTTCCTAACAAGATCTTTATCCCATACGGAATCTACACCGGAGAGGAATAA
- a CDS encoding sensor histidine kinase — MKNQEKTKPLSRLSLSAIFTVLVSAIVLITSIVTVLMFIGVYRDEVEQNAVTSSEQAVSQVESMVQSYIYDMETVMDTIVDALEGPDQDYDRFLQSLVEIREDVVAVMIYDENGEILDLWSNGQTLKDPFYQNLSYTELTDDSLHVSKPHVETLFEGYYPWVVTISQNLTDHSGSRYQAAVDIRFSSISNYVDNVGIGPHGYCYIEDTSGNIIYHPQQQLIYSGLKEEEKARDKDGVQMEATAIHTVRTLEDSDWRIVGVCYVDEMITTRMETMVGFLILILIIVITATLFTGLLISYIFARPARELAIAMRAFEQDTENFTYSQVQGTEEINALSSSFGHMVLQIQDLMEQVRQEEITLRKTELKALQAQINPHFLYNTLDAIAWLCEDGRAKDAEDMVTSLARLFRISISKGHELITIEKEIQHAQSYLRIEQFRYKNQFTYTFDVDPECLSYLCNKITLQPIIENAIYHGLNRMVDEGQIQITIRQEGDDLLLSVEDNGIGMPPEKCREILHKEPGDRTGIGIKNVNDRIKIYFGEKYGLIITSELDEGTRVDIRMPKITKEDYDGK; from the coding sequence ATGAAAAACCAAGAGAAAACCAAACCACTGTCCCGTCTGTCTCTGTCTGCCATTTTCACCGTTCTGGTGTCAGCAATCGTGCTCATCACCTCCATCGTCACCGTCCTGATGTTTATCGGCGTCTACCGGGACGAGGTGGAACAAAACGCGGTGACCAGCAGCGAGCAGGCCGTCTCCCAGGTGGAGAGTATGGTACAGTCCTATATTTATGATATGGAAACAGTCATGGATACCATCGTGGACGCCCTGGAAGGCCCGGATCAGGATTATGACCGCTTCCTTCAGAGCCTGGTGGAGATCCGGGAGGATGTGGTCGCTGTCATGATCTATGATGAAAACGGAGAGATCCTGGATCTGTGGTCCAACGGACAGACGCTGAAAGATCCCTTTTATCAGAACCTTTCTTATACAGAACTTACCGACGACAGCCTCCACGTAAGCAAGCCCCATGTGGAAACCCTTTTTGAAGGATACTATCCCTGGGTGGTCACTATCTCCCAGAACCTGACAGACCACAGCGGATCCCGGTATCAGGCCGCGGTGGACATCCGCTTCTCCAGCATTTCCAACTATGTGGACAATGTAGGGATCGGGCCTCACGGATACTGTTATATCGAAGACACCAGCGGGAACATCATTTACCATCCCCAGCAGCAGCTGATCTACTCCGGGCTGAAGGAAGAGGAGAAAGCCCGGGACAAAGACGGCGTTCAGATGGAGGCCACCGCTATCCACACCGTCCGCACCCTGGAGGACAGCGACTGGAGGATCGTAGGCGTATGCTACGTAGATGAGATGATCACCACCCGCATGGAGACCATGGTAGGTTTCCTGATCCTGATCCTGATCATCGTGATCACCGCCACCTTGTTCACCGGGCTTCTGATCTCCTATATCTTCGCCCGCCCTGCAAGAGAACTTGCCATCGCCATGCGGGCCTTTGAGCAGGATACAGAAAACTTCACCTACAGCCAGGTCCAGGGAACAGAAGAGATCAACGCTCTCTCCAGTTCATTTGGCCACATGGTGCTTCAGATCCAGGATCTGATGGAACAGGTTCGCCAGGAAGAGATCACCCTCAGGAAAACGGAGCTGAAAGCGCTGCAGGCCCAGATCAACCCTCACTTCCTCTACAATACCCTGGACGCCATCGCCTGGCTGTGCGAAGACGGACGGGCCAAGGATGCAGAGGACATGGTCACTTCTCTGGCCCGGCTGTTCCGTATCAGCATCAGCAAGGGCCACGAGCTGATCACCATTGAAAAGGAGATCCAGCACGCCCAGAGTTATCTGCGGATCGAACAGTTCCGCTACAAGAACCAGTTTACCTACACCTTTGATGTGGACCCGGAATGTCTTTCCTACCTGTGCAACAAGATCACCCTCCAGCCCATCATCGAGAATGCCATCTACCACGGCCTCAACCGCATGGTGGACGAGGGACAGATCCAGATCACCATCCGCCAGGAAGGGGATGACCTCCTTCTGTCTGTAGAGGACAACGGCATCGGAATGCCCCCGGAGAAATGCCGGGAGATCCTGCACAAAGAGCCAGGAGACCGGACCGGCATCGGCATCAAGAACGTCAACGACCGGATCAAGATCTATTTCGGGGAAAAATACGGTCTCATCATCACCAGTGAGCTGGACGAGGGAACCCGAGTGGATATCCGTATGCCTAAGATCACAAAGGAGGACTACGATGGAAAATAA
- a CDS encoding substrate-binding domain-containing protein, whose product MENKKRRLLAVLFLLFCLLGIAALYGQARQPAEGTGGHSSNRQKVTLIAKSTESAFWKSVFAGASAAGTEYNMELLCQGADNEEDYKSQNQMIDNTVADGADAILFSAIDYEENAAAIDRAAEAGVRIIVIDSDVNSDQVECRIGTDNYQAGCLAGEAALDSDASALNVGIVNFDATTENGQSREKGFRDTVFQDDRVTLIDSVNSNSTIAAAKKATLQMLEDHPEINVLTTFNEWTTLGVGYAIREAGAASRIRLVAFDSNVVSVDMLETGEVDALVVQNPYAIGYLGVETAYRLLNGQKLPSPEIDTSTMLVTKENMYTEESQRLLFSFDEIK is encoded by the coding sequence ATGGAAAATAAAAAACGCAGACTTCTGGCCGTTCTCTTCCTCCTCTTCTGCCTCCTTGGCATCGCCGCCCTCTACGGCCAGGCCCGGCAGCCCGCAGAAGGAACCGGCGGACATTCTTCCAACCGGCAGAAGGTTACGCTCATTGCCAAATCTACGGAATCCGCCTTCTGGAAATCCGTTTTCGCCGGAGCCAGCGCGGCCGGGACCGAATATAATATGGAACTGCTCTGCCAGGGCGCGGACAACGAGGAAGATTACAAGAGCCAGAACCAGATGATCGACAACACCGTCGCGGACGGCGCGGACGCCATCCTCTTCTCTGCCATTGATTATGAAGAAAACGCCGCCGCCATCGACCGGGCGGCCGAGGCCGGGGTGCGTATCATTGTCATTGACAGCGATGTAAACAGCGACCAGGTGGAATGCCGGATCGGAACCGATAATTATCAGGCCGGATGCCTGGCCGGCGAAGCTGCACTGGACTCGGACGCTTCCGCCCTCAACGTGGGCATCGTCAACTTTGACGCCACCACCGAGAACGGGCAGAGCCGGGAGAAGGGCTTCCGGGATACCGTCTTCCAGGACGACCGGGTAACCCTTATTGATTCTGTCAATTCCAACTCCACCATCGCCGCTGCCAAAAAGGCAACTCTGCAGATGCTGGAAGACCATCCGGAGATCAACGTACTGACCACCTTCAACGAATGGACTACCCTGGGCGTGGGATACGCCATCCGGGAGGCCGGGGCCGCCAGCCGCATCCGCCTGGTAGCCTTCGACAGCAATGTGGTCTCCGTGGACATGCTGGAAACCGGCGAAGTAGACGCCCTGGTGGTCCAGAACCCCTACGCCATCGGCTATCTGGGCGTAGAGACCGCCTACCGGCTTCTGAACGGGCAGAAGCTCCCCTCCCCGGAGATCGATACCTCCACCATGTTGGTAACGAAAGAAAACATGTATACCGAAGAATCTCAGCGCCTCCTTTTCTCCTTCGATGAGATCAAGTAG
- a CDS encoding ATP-binding cassette domain-containing protein — MGQEVLLQMKNISKEFPGVKALDNVSLTLKRGTVHALMGENGAGKSTLMKCLFGMYSKDSGTIELEGKEVSFKNSKEALESGVAMVHQELNQALKRNVMDNIWLGRYPKIGGLMVNEKKIYQDTLDVFKELEIDVDPKRIMSTMPVSQRQMVEIAKAVSFQSKVIVFDEPTSSLTEEEVEHLFRIINMLRDRGVGIIYISHKMAEIKRISDEITIMRDGTWVTTKPADELSMDDIIRLMVGRELTNQFPPKTNKPGEVALEVEHLTAQYSLLKDVSFTARKGEILGIAGLDGSGRTETLENIFGIATRRDGVIKLDGKVVKNRNARESIKNGFALLTEERRATGIFGILNIRENTVISSLKKHKKAGFYLSEKSMKADTQWSIDAMHTKTPTQETKIRALSGGNQQKVILGRWLLTDPEVLLLDEPTRGIDVGAKYEIYQLILDLANRDKVVIVVSSEMPELLGICDRILVMSGGRLAGEVGAGETTQEEIMALAAKYV; from the coding sequence ATGGGACAGGAAGTTCTTCTGCAGATGAAAAATATCAGCAAAGAATTCCCAGGCGTAAAAGCTTTGGACAACGTCTCGCTGACCCTGAAAAGGGGGACGGTACACGCCTTGATGGGGGAGAACGGAGCCGGCAAATCCACACTGATGAAGTGTCTGTTCGGTATGTACAGTAAAGACAGCGGAACGATTGAACTGGAGGGGAAGGAAGTCTCCTTCAAAAACTCCAAGGAGGCGCTGGAAAGCGGCGTAGCCATGGTCCATCAGGAACTGAACCAGGCCCTGAAGCGCAACGTTATGGACAACATCTGGCTTGGCCGTTATCCGAAGATCGGCGGCCTCATGGTAAACGAGAAAAAAATCTATCAGGATACACTGGATGTATTCAAAGAACTGGAGATCGATGTGGATCCCAAGCGGATCATGAGCACCATGCCGGTCTCCCAGCGGCAGATGGTGGAAATTGCCAAGGCAGTCTCCTTCCAGTCAAAAGTCATCGTATTTGACGAGCCTACCTCTTCCCTTACAGAAGAAGAAGTAGAGCATCTCTTCCGGATCATCAACATGCTCCGGGACAGAGGCGTAGGTATCATCTATATCTCCCACAAGATGGCAGAGATCAAACGGATCTCCGACGAGATCACCATCATGCGGGACGGAACCTGGGTAACTACGAAACCGGCTGACGAGCTTTCCATGGACGACATTATCCGTCTGATGGTAGGACGAGAACTGACCAACCAGTTCCCGCCAAAGACTAACAAGCCCGGCGAAGTCGCCCTGGAAGTAGAGCACCTGACTGCTCAGTACTCTCTTCTCAAGGACGTGTCCTTCACCGCCAGAAAGGGCGAGATCCTAGGGATCGCCGGACTGGACGGCAGCGGACGTACCGAGACCCTGGAGAACATCTTTGGAATCGCCACCCGCAGGGACGGCGTGATCAAACTGGACGGCAAGGTGGTGAAGAACCGCAACGCCCGGGAATCCATCAAAAACGGATTCGCACTCCTTACAGAGGAGCGGCGGGCAACCGGTATCTTCGGAATCCTGAACATCCGGGAGAACACGGTAATCTCAAGTCTTAAGAAACACAAGAAAGCAGGATTTTATCTCAGCGAAAAGTCCATGAAAGCTGACACGCAGTGGTCCATCGACGCCATGCACACCAAGACTCCTACTCAGGAGACCAAGATCCGGGCGCTGTCCGGCGGTAATCAGCAGAAGGTTATCCTGGGCCGGTGGCTTCTGACAGATCCGGAAGTCCTGCTTCTGGACGAACCCACCCGAGGGATCGACGTAGGCGCGAAATACGAGATCTATCAGCTGATCCTGGACCTTGCAAACCGTGATAAAGTGGTAATCGTAGTGTCCTCGGAAATGCCTGAGCTTCTTGGGATCTGTGACCGGATCCTGGTTATGTCAGGCGGACGCCTGGCCGGAGAAGTAGGCGCCGGGGAGACCACACAGGAAGAGATCATGGCACTTGCCGCAAAATATGTATAG
- a CDS encoding beta-methylgalactoside transporter, with protein MKTIDNLKKRYAAFQALDARDKKTFWKEFSLNNALYVLIIAAIIYTAIQNPNFVTTSSIVNIIALSAANIPIAVGIAGTIVLTGTDLSAGRVVGLTACISASLLQAVDYPTKIFPDLGVVPIPLVILIVVAVGALVGLVNGFFVARFNLHPFIVTLATQLIVYGILLMYIMINGNNGQPLSGLDQSFKDFVTGSILKIGGVPIPNYVWYACFIIALMWFIWNKTSFGKNMFAVGSNPEAANVSGVNVAKTIILVHTLAGAMYAITGFIESARIGSNQAGTGLNYECDAIAACVIGGVSFVGGTGKIRGVVLGVFILRIIFVALQFLAINQSLQYVIKGLIILVACAIDMRKYLVRK; from the coding sequence ATGAAGACAATCGACAATCTTAAGAAGCGTTACGCTGCCTTTCAGGCGCTGGACGCCAGAGATAAAAAGACATTTTGGAAAGAATTTTCCCTGAATAACGCACTGTACGTACTGATCATCGCGGCGATCATTTACACCGCGATCCAGAATCCGAACTTTGTAACTACATCATCTATCGTAAATATCATCGCCCTGTCCGCGGCAAACATTCCTATCGCGGTAGGTATCGCGGGAACCATCGTACTTACCGGTACGGACCTTTCCGCCGGCCGTGTGGTAGGTCTTACGGCGTGTATCTCCGCCTCCCTTCTGCAGGCGGTAGACTACCCCACCAAGATCTTCCCGGACCTGGGCGTAGTTCCCATCCCGCTGGTAATCCTGATCGTTGTGGCTGTAGGAGCCCTGGTAGGACTGGTAAACGGTTTCTTCGTAGCCCGGTTTAACCTGCACCCCTTCATCGTAACCCTGGCGACCCAGCTGATCGTATACGGTATCCTGCTGATGTACATCATGATCAACGGCAACAACGGACAGCCTCTCTCCGGACTGGACCAGTCCTTCAAGGACTTCGTTACCGGAAGCATCCTGAAGATCGGCGGCGTTCCCATTCCCAACTATGTATGGTACGCCTGCTTCATCATTGCTCTGATGTGGTTCATCTGGAACAAGACCTCTTTCGGCAAGAACATGTTTGCCGTAGGTTCTAACCCGGAGGCCGCCAACGTATCTGGTGTAAACGTTGCCAAGACCATCATCCTGGTACATACTCTGGCAGGCGCCATGTACGCCATCACCGGATTCATCGAGTCCGCCCGTATCGGCTCCAACCAGGCCGGAACCGGTCTGAACTACGAATGTGACGCCATCGCCGCCTGTGTAATCGGTGGTGTATCCTTCGTCGGTGGTACCGGTAAGATCCGCGGCGTAGTCCTTGGTGTATTCATCCTGAGGATCATCTTCGTAGCCCTGCAGTTCCTGGCTATCAACCAGAGCCTGCAGTACGTGATCAAGGGTCTCATCATCCTGGTAGCATGTGCCATCGATATGAGAAAATATCTTGTCCGCAAATAA
- the rplL gene encoding 50S ribosomal protein L7/L12 encodes MAKMTTAEFIDAIKELSVLELNELVKACEEEFGVSAAAGVVVAAAAGDGAAAAEEKDEFDVELVSAGASKVKVIKVVREITGLGLKEAKELVDNAPKVVKEGASKAEAEEIKAKLEGEGAEVNLK; translated from the coding sequence ATGGCAAAAATGACAACTGCTGAATTTATTGATGCAATCAAAGAATTATCAGTACTGGAACTGAACGAGCTGGTAAAAGCTTGTGAAGAAGAGTTCGGCGTTTCTGCGGCAGCAGGCGTTGTAGTTGCGGCAGCGGCAGGAGATGGCGCTGCAGCAGCAGAAGAGAAAGATGAGTTTGATGTAGAGCTGGTATCCGCTGGCGCTTCCAAGGTTAAAGTTATCAAAGTTGTTCGTGAGATCACTGGACTTGGCCTGAAAGAGGCAAAAGAGCTGGTTGATAACGCTCCGAAGGTAGTAAAAGAGGGCGCTTCCAAGGCTGAGGCTGAAGAGATCAAAGCGAAACTGGAAGGCGAAGGCGCTGAGGTTAACCTGAAATAA
- a CDS encoding MIP family channel protein, translating into MKKYVAEFIGTLVLTLFGCGSAAISGGIDGALGIFGIAMAFGLSIVAMAYVIGDVSGCHINPAVSLGVFLNKGMTAKDFVGYVIAQFLGGIAGAGILYGIITCTGLGAVAEVGLGQNGYDEVSYVGLNMAGALLVEIILTFVFVFTILGVTAKAKTGTVAGLVIGLTLTFVHILGIPLTGTSVNPARSFGPALLVGNGTALSQVWVFIVGPLVGAAIAAMIYGLLCKEKEEASEEK; encoded by the coding sequence ATGAAAAAATATGTTGCAGAATTTATCGGAACACTGGTATTGACATTATTTGGCTGCGGATCGGCGGCAATCTCCGGGGGAATCGACGGAGCGCTGGGAATCTTTGGGATTGCTATGGCGTTTGGGCTTTCTATCGTAGCGATGGCCTATGTGATCGGGGATGTATCTGGATGCCATATTAATCCGGCAGTATCTTTGGGAGTATTTTTGAATAAAGGAATGACCGCGAAGGATTTTGTGGGTTATGTGATCGCTCAGTTCCTGGGCGGCATCGCGGGAGCTGGCATCCTGTACGGGATCATCACCTGCACAGGCCTTGGAGCAGTAGCAGAGGTAGGACTTGGACAGAACGGTTATGACGAGGTTTCCTATGTGGGCCTTAATATGGCTGGAGCCCTGCTGGTAGAGATCATCCTGACCTTCGTGTTTGTATTCACCATCCTGGGCGTGACTGCCAAGGCTAAGACCGGAACAGTTGCCGGCCTGGTGATTGGTCTGACACTGACCTTTGTACACATTCTTGGTATCCCGCTTACCGGAACTTCTGTTAACCCGGCAAGAAGCTTTGGCCCGGCTCTTCTGGTAGGCAACGGAACCGCGCTGTCCCAGGTATGGGTATTCATCGTAGGACCGCTGGTAGGAGCTGCGATCGCCGCAATGATCTACGGCCTGCTGTGCAAGGAGAAGGAAGAGGCTTCCGAGGAGAAGTAA